In the Natrinema amylolyticum genome, one interval contains:
- the mptA gene encoding GTP cyclohydrolase MptA, protein MSHQLPDVQATSPDVTVGLSQVGVTGVDKLVKIAREDKRPIVLTAEFEVFVDLPGWRKGADMSRNMEVIDEILEDATREEAYGVEEVCGEAAERLLERHDYTSKAEVSMEAEFMRREQTPASDRETQHTVDIVAAATATDEGTREEIGARVTGMTVCPCSQGMSTARAKQTLEDLGVEAETITEFLDEVPQPGHSQRGHATLTVEANGDPSVDLNDIIDIARDSMSARIYNLAKRPDEDHMTYEAHADAKFVEDCVRALAEGVVDEFDHLADDAVITMSQSNDESIHQHNAHAERIVEMGTLRDEIES, encoded by the coding sequence ATGAGTCATCAGTTGCCGGACGTGCAGGCGACGTCGCCCGACGTGACCGTCGGCCTGAGTCAGGTCGGCGTCACCGGCGTCGACAAGCTCGTCAAGATCGCCCGCGAGGACAAGCGCCCGATCGTCCTCACCGCCGAGTTCGAGGTCTTCGTCGACCTCCCGGGCTGGCGCAAGGGTGCTGACATGAGCCGCAACATGGAGGTCATCGACGAGATCTTAGAGGACGCCACCCGCGAGGAGGCCTACGGCGTCGAAGAGGTCTGCGGCGAGGCCGCCGAACGGCTGCTCGAGCGCCACGATTACACGTCGAAGGCGGAGGTCTCGATGGAGGCCGAGTTCATGCGGCGCGAACAGACGCCCGCGAGCGACCGCGAGACCCAACACACGGTCGATATCGTGGCCGCGGCGACGGCGACCGACGAGGGCACCCGCGAGGAGATCGGTGCGCGAGTCACTGGCATGACGGTCTGTCCCTGCTCGCAGGGGATGTCGACCGCACGCGCGAAGCAGACGCTCGAGGACCTGGGCGTCGAGGCGGAGACGATCACGGAGTTCCTGGACGAAGTGCCCCAACCGGGGCACTCCCAGCGGGGCCACGCGACGCTGACCGTCGAGGCCAACGGCGATCCGTCGGTCGATCTGAACGACATCATCGACATCGCGCGGGACTCGATGAGCGCCCGGATCTACAACCTCGCGAAGCGGCCCGACGAGGATCACATGACCTACGAGGCCCACGCCGACGCGAAGTTCGTCGAGGACTGCGTCCGCGCGCTGGCCGAGGGGGTCGTCGACGAGTTCGATCACCTGGCCGACGACGCGGTGATCACGATGAGCCAGTCCAACGACGAGTCGATCCACCAGCACAACGCCCACGCCGAGCGCATCGTCGAGATGGGAACGCTGCGCGACGAGATCGAGAGCTAG
- a CDS encoding site-2 protease family protein: MRSYTITEIWGIPIRINTSLLIFLPILAWLIGSGQQIELYAGFIERFTGTGFDLARLRAGTTPWLIGITAAVGLFASVTLHELGHSWAALRYGIEIESITLWILGGMASLTSLPKEWNREFWIAIAGPLTSVLVAAVCYAGVLVAPNSLQASRFIVGYLAITNLFLAGFNLLPAFPMDGGRIFRALLARSRPYGTATRIAARVGVIFALLFAIVGVLTFQLMLILLAFFIYGAATTESQSVLLDELLEGITVGDIMTRDPATVSADTTLEEFGDRMLRDRQPIHLVTDGSGAVLGVITLGDLRTARGDDRGTTRVDAVMREISRTESTADAFDTLALLNQSGSGNVLVEENGDPVGVLSKADYAHAMTVRRGFQSGISG; the protein is encoded by the coding sequence GTGCGAAGTTACACGATCACGGAAATCTGGGGCATCCCCATTCGAATCAACACCTCCTTACTGATCTTCCTCCCGATCCTCGCGTGGCTCATCGGGAGCGGCCAGCAGATCGAACTGTACGCCGGCTTCATCGAGCGATTCACCGGAACCGGGTTCGACCTCGCTCGGCTCCGCGCCGGGACGACGCCGTGGCTCATCGGTATCACGGCGGCGGTCGGCCTGTTCGCGAGCGTCACGCTGCACGAACTCGGCCACTCGTGGGCAGCGTTGCGGTACGGCATCGAGATCGAGTCGATCACCCTGTGGATCCTCGGCGGCATGGCGTCGCTGACGTCGCTGCCGAAGGAGTGGAACCGCGAGTTCTGGATCGCCATCGCCGGCCCCCTCACGAGCGTCCTCGTCGCCGCCGTCTGTTATGCGGGCGTTCTCGTCGCGCCGAATTCGCTTCAGGCGTCCCGGTTCATCGTCGGCTATCTAGCTATCACGAACCTGTTCTTAGCGGGATTCAACCTCCTCCCCGCGTTCCCGATGGACGGCGGGCGCATCTTCCGCGCCCTCCTGGCTCGCTCCCGCCCGTACGGCACCGCGACGCGGATCGCGGCGCGGGTGGGTGTCATCTTCGCGCTCCTGTTCGCTATCGTCGGCGTCCTCACGTTCCAGCTCATGCTCATTCTCCTCGCCTTCTTCATCTACGGCGCCGCGACGACGGAATCGCAGAGCGTCCTCCTCGACGAACTGCTCGAGGGCATCACGGTCGGCGACATCATGACCCGGGATCCCGCGACGGTCTCGGCCGACACGACGCTCGAGGAGTTCGGTGACCGGATGCTCCGCGACCGTCAGCCGATCCACCTCGTCACGGACGGGAGCGGGGCGGTCCTCGGCGTGATCACGCTCGGCGACCTCCGGACGGCTCGCGGCGACGACCGCGGCACGACCCGCGTCGACGCGGTCATGCGGGAGATTTCCCGGACCGAGTCGACCGCCGACGCCTTCGACACGCTGGCCCTGCTGAACCAGTCCGGGAGCGGGAACGTGCTGGTCGAGGAGAACGGGGATCCCGTCGGCGTGCTCTCGAAAGCCGATTACGCGCACGCCATGACGGTCCGGCGCGGCTTCCAGAGCGGTATCAGCGGATAG
- a CDS encoding nucleotidyltransferase domain-containing protein, whose product MATVPTHVRETVDDQLAAIERAHDVAVVLAVARGSHAWGAASPDSDYDVGFVFAPTDLRRYAHLEGAPETVVVDRGEFEYQGWDVRTFARLLADSNEGAIDLLRSPIRYRLAYDPAALTAYIKRTYNPIDIYHTWRGIATSNYRKYLSRHLVRSDDETFPIVDAGSEEYTVETDDGTMTVSVDDEQFSETQTRPTVKRNLLICRAAMSAYYLKATGECSEHDLPALEFETFLREQAPAVFDADRIDRARELLERKRAGEGEAVIGDAVGREFAHPPKAIDPEIHARDGPDTGRLDEFIDEMIDAVQ is encoded by the coding sequence ATGGCCACCGTTCCGACGCACGTCCGCGAGACCGTCGACGACCAGCTGGCGGCGATCGAGCGCGCACACGACGTCGCGGTCGTCCTGGCGGTCGCCCGCGGCAGCCACGCCTGGGGGGCGGCGAGTCCCGACAGCGACTACGATGTCGGCTTCGTCTTCGCGCCGACCGATTTGCGGCGCTACGCCCACCTCGAGGGCGCTCCCGAAACCGTCGTCGTGGACCGCGGCGAGTTCGAGTATCAGGGCTGGGACGTGCGGACGTTCGCGCGCCTGCTCGCCGATTCGAACGAGGGCGCGATCGACCTGCTGCGGAGTCCGATTCGCTATCGGCTCGCGTACGATCCCGCTGCCCTCACCGCGTACATCAAGCGGACGTACAATCCGATCGACATCTATCACACGTGGCGCGGGATCGCGACGAGCAACTACCGCAAGTACCTCTCGCGGCACCTGGTCCGGAGCGACGACGAGACCTTCCCGATCGTCGATGCCGGAAGCGAGGAGTACACCGTCGAAACCGACGACGGGACGATGACGGTCTCGGTCGACGACGAGCAGTTCAGCGAGACGCAGACGAGGCCCACGGTCAAGCGAAACCTGCTGATCTGCCGCGCGGCCATGTCCGCCTACTACCTCAAAGCGACCGGTGAGTGCAGCGAACACGACCTGCCGGCCCTCGAGTTCGAGACCTTCCTTCGCGAGCAGGCACCCGCAGTCTTCGACGCCGACCGGATCGACCGCGCTCGCGAGTTGCTCGAGCGGAAACGGGCGGGCGAGGGCGAGGCCGTAATCGGCGACGCCGTGGGTCGCGAGTTCGCCCACCCGCCGAAAGCGATCGATCCCGAAATTCACGCCCGGGATGGGCCCGATACCGGCCGACTCGACGAGTTCATCGACGAGATGATCGATGCGGTTCAGTAG
- a CDS encoding DNA-directed RNA polymerase subunit epsilon, with protein sequence MQDDGADPGPDPERAPAVADGVEPDPDSERRLETRPGSGSLSRADVQRDSTVRRWGVVTPSATVIGRADSPDADLSENVRRLHDEQHAATPGYSERAHRLDRLRTTQALCNVLEVTPWQRDLALGVMDEIDLTEFGSQRAIEKVALVAIRHVVDVDRQQYFGLDDIDAQELSADRMEELFGRYRAHDITDEETFERLAAEYGLDTTSLNRLRRVLKSQLEDELPAYGRNPYRDPNLPDVTESETEAADAATGTES encoded by the coding sequence ATGCAAGACGACGGTGCCGACCCTGGTCCAGATCCCGAGCGAGCCCCAGCCGTCGCGGACGGCGTCGAGCCCGACCCCGACAGCGAGCGCCGCCTCGAGACCCGCCCCGGGTCCGGATCGCTCTCGCGGGCCGACGTGCAACGCGATTCGACGGTCCGTCGGTGGGGCGTCGTCACGCCGAGCGCGACGGTCATCGGCCGCGCGGACTCGCCCGACGCGGACCTCTCCGAGAACGTCCGTCGCCTCCACGACGAACAGCACGCGGCGACGCCGGGCTACAGCGAACGCGCCCACCGTCTCGATCGGCTGCGAACCACGCAGGCGCTCTGTAACGTCCTCGAGGTGACGCCGTGGCAACGGGACCTCGCATTGGGCGTCATGGACGAGATCGACCTCACCGAGTTCGGCAGTCAGCGCGCGATCGAGAAGGTGGCGCTGGTCGCGATCCGCCACGTCGTCGACGTCGACCGCCAGCAGTACTTCGGGCTGGACGATATCGATGCACAGGAGCTCTCCGCCGACCGGATGGAGGAACTGTTCGGTCGGTATCGCGCACACGACATCACCGACGAGGAGACGTTCGAGCGACTCGCGGCCGAGTACGGGCTGGATACGACGAGCCTGAACCGGCTCCGTCGCGTCCTCAAGTCCCAACTCGAAGACGAACTGCCGGCCTACGGGCGCAACCCCTATCGGGACCCGAACCTACCGGACGTGACGGAGTCGGAGACCGAGGCTGCGGACGCGGCCACCGGGACCGAAAGCTAA
- a CDS encoding DsbA family oxidoreductase, with protein sequence MADADTGSTPETTDRIEIYADYVCPFCYLGTRSLAQYREGRDEPLEVEWHPFDLRSGKRNADGSIDHDVDDGKGDEYYEQARQNVRRLQEEYGVEMAQEIATDVDSLNAQVASWYVKQEYPEQWAAFDEAIYTALWQNGRDIGDVDVLADLASDVDLPTDEIRDAVDDEGIRAELEDRFAEAQQKGITGVPTFVSDGHAARGSVPPEHLERLVEGDR encoded by the coding sequence ATGGCTGACGCTGACACCGGATCGACACCGGAAACGACCGACCGAATCGAAATCTACGCCGACTACGTCTGCCCGTTCTGTTATCTGGGGACGCGCTCGCTTGCACAGTACCGCGAGGGCCGCGACGAGCCGCTCGAGGTCGAGTGGCACCCCTTCGACCTGCGGAGCGGGAAGCGGAACGCGGACGGCTCGATCGATCACGACGTCGACGACGGCAAGGGCGACGAGTACTACGAGCAGGCGAGACAGAACGTCCGCCGGCTGCAGGAGGAGTACGGCGTCGAGATGGCACAGGAGATCGCGACCGACGTCGACTCGTTGAACGCACAGGTCGCCTCGTGGTACGTCAAACAGGAGTATCCCGAGCAGTGGGCTGCGTTCGACGAGGCGATCTACACCGCGCTCTGGCAGAACGGCCGCGACATCGGCGACGTCGACGTACTGGCCGATCTCGCGTCGGACGTCGACCTCCCGACCGACGAGATCCGCGACGCGGTCGACGACGAGGGCATCCGTGCGGAGCTCGAGGACCGATTTGCCGAGGCCCAGCAGAAGGGGATCACCGGCGTGCCGACGTTCGTCTCCGACGGCCACGCCGCCCGAGGCTCGGTCCCGCCGGAGCACTTGGAACGACTCGTCGAGGGCGATCGGTAG
- a CDS encoding NAD(+)/NADH kinase, giving the protein MDVAVGIVAQRDNERAQALAASLVDALEREGADVVVDDATGGAVRASAVPVAAMAGRDLVVSIGGDGTLLFVAREVRSTPILGVNLGEVGFLNAVAPDDAVGVVTELVSELAETGTVEERELARLRATGVEEDWTLEPALNEVVVHGPRRGNGGGATIDIDVDGQRYAESHADGVLVATPTGSTAYNLSEGGPLVHPSAETLVVTQMAATESMPPLVVEPETEITLSVSGTGTAYAISDGRNRQRLEPPAAVSVSLATESVRLVGPQANFFDGLDKLE; this is encoded by the coding sequence ATGGACGTCGCCGTCGGAATCGTCGCCCAACGTGACAACGAGCGTGCACAGGCACTCGCCGCGAGCCTCGTCGACGCCCTCGAGCGCGAGGGAGCCGACGTCGTCGTCGACGACGCGACCGGCGGGGCGGTCAGGGCGAGCGCCGTCCCGGTCGCCGCGATGGCGGGCCGCGACCTCGTCGTGAGCATCGGCGGCGACGGGACGCTGCTGTTCGTCGCCCGCGAGGTCAGGTCGACGCCGATCCTGGGAGTCAACCTCGGCGAAGTCGGCTTTCTCAACGCCGTCGCGCCCGACGACGCCGTCGGCGTCGTCACCGAACTCGTCTCGGAACTCGCGGAAACGGGGACCGTAGAGGAACGCGAACTCGCGCGACTGCGAGCGACCGGCGTCGAGGAGGACTGGACGCTCGAGCCCGCGCTCAACGAGGTCGTCGTCCACGGGCCGCGACGGGGCAACGGCGGCGGCGCGACGATCGATATCGACGTCGACGGCCAGCGGTACGCCGAGAGCCACGCGGACGGCGTCCTCGTGGCCACGCCGACGGGCTCGACCGCGTATAATTTGAGCGAGGGCGGACCGCTGGTCCATCCGTCCGCCGAGACGCTCGTCGTCACGCAGATGGCCGCGACCGAGTCGATGCCCCCGCTGGTCGTCGAACCGGAGACCGAGATCACGCTCTCCGTCTCCGGGACCGGGACCGCCTACGCGATCAGCGACGGCCGGAACCGACAGCGCCTCGAGCCCCCCGCCGCGGTTTCGGTCTCGCTCGCGACCGAGTCCGTCAGGCTGGTCGGCCCGCAGGCGAACTTCTTCGACGGCCTCGACAAGCTCGAGTGA
- a CDS encoding amphi-Trp domain-containing protein — MAQRTTADETLPREELAEYLQELATEFEGESEEVSIRVGNKNVSLNPPHNIDVSVETVERSSMLRGNRETVEIELSWKP, encoded by the coding sequence ATGGCGCAACGGACGACAGCCGACGAAACACTGCCGCGAGAGGAACTCGCCGAGTACCTCCAAGAGCTCGCGACCGAGTTCGAGGGCGAGAGCGAGGAGGTCTCGATCAGGGTCGGGAACAAGAACGTATCGCTCAACCCGCCCCACAACATCGACGTCTCGGTCGAGACCGTCGAGCGCTCCTCGATGCTCCGCGGGAACCGTGAAACAGTCGAGATCGAACTGAGCTGGAAACCCTAA
- a CDS encoding universal stress protein translates to MYETILLPTDGSDHAATVADHAIDVATTRDAALHVLSVVDDRAFLVLDDDRIEDVRDDLEATAREAVDDAATRAADHGIETTTAVDTGNPAECIVDYAATADVDLIVMGTSGDEYERNVVGSVSQRVVREAPVPVTTVGPDV, encoded by the coding sequence ATGTACGAGACGATCCTGCTTCCGACGGACGGCAGCGACCACGCGGCGACCGTCGCGGACCACGCCATCGACGTCGCGACCACGCGAGACGCGGCCCTCCACGTCCTCTCGGTCGTCGACGACCGCGCGTTCCTCGTGCTCGACGACGACCGCATCGAGGACGTCCGCGACGACCTCGAGGCGACCGCCCGGGAGGCGGTCGACGACGCGGCCACTCGCGCCGCCGATCACGGGATCGAGACGACGACGGCGGTCGACACCGGCAACCCCGCAGAGTGTATCGTCGATTACGCCGCGACCGCCGACGTCGACCTGATCGTCATGGGTACCAGCGGCGACGAGTACGAACGCAACGTCGTCGGCAGCGTCTCCCAGCGCGTCGTCCGCGAAGCCCCCGTCCCCGTCACCACCGTCGGTCCCGACGTGTGA
- a CDS encoding transcription initiation factor IIB → MASPTRQRERDPETTEKTQEPERERVCDECDGGTLVKSEDQGELVCDQCGLIVEGTNIDHGPEWRAFNHSERQNKSRVGAPTTQTMHDKGLTTSIDWKNQDAYGRSISSDKRNQMRRLRKWQERIRTKDAGERNLQFALSETDRMASSLAIPRSVREVACVIYRRALDEDLIRGRSIEGVATSTLYAACRMEGIPRSLEEVAAVSRVERKEIGRTYRYVAQELNLEMEPVNPKKYVPRFCSELELSEEVQVKANEIIDVTTEKGLLSGKSPTGYAAAAIYAASLLCNEKKTQREVSDVAQVTEVTIRNRYQEQIEAMGIHE, encoded by the coding sequence ATGGCAAGCCCCACCCGTCAGCGCGAACGCGATCCTGAAACGACAGAAAAAACGCAGGAACCGGAGCGCGAGCGGGTGTGTGACGAGTGCGACGGTGGAACGCTCGTCAAGAGCGAGGATCAGGGCGAACTCGTCTGCGATCAATGCGGACTCATCGTCGAAGGAACCAACATCGACCACGGGCCCGAATGGCGCGCGTTCAACCACTCGGAACGGCAGAACAAGTCCCGCGTCGGCGCGCCGACGACCCAGACGATGCACGACAAGGGCCTGACGACCTCCATCGACTGGAAGAATCAGGACGCCTACGGCCGTTCAATCTCCTCGGACAAACGCAACCAGATGCGTCGCCTGCGAAAGTGGCAGGAACGGATCCGCACCAAGGACGCCGGCGAACGGAACCTCCAGTTCGCCCTCTCCGAGACCGACCGGATGGCCTCTTCGCTGGCCATCCCCCGCTCGGTCCGCGAGGTCGCCTGCGTCATCTACCGGCGCGCGCTCGACGAAGACCTCATCCGCGGGCGCTCGATCGAGGGCGTCGCGACCAGTACGCTCTACGCCGCCTGCCGCATGGAAGGCATCCCCCGCTCGCTCGAGGAGGTCGCCGCCGTCTCCCGCGTCGAGCGCAAGGAGATCGGCCGTACCTATCGCTACGTCGCCCAGGAACTCAACCTCGAGATGGAGCCGGTCAACCCCAAGAAGTACGTGCCCCGGTTCTGCTCGGAGCTCGAGCTCTCCGAGGAGGTCCAAGTGAAGGCGAACGAGATCATCGATGTCACGACCGAGAAGGGGCTTCTCTCGGGCAAGTCGCCGACCGGTTACGCCGCGGCCGCGATCTACGCTGCATCGCTGCTCTGTAACGAGAAGAAGACCCAGCGCGAAGTGTCGGACGTCGCGCAGGTGACCGAGGTAACCATCCGGAACCGGTATCAGGAGCAGATCGAAGCGATGGGGATTCACGAATAG
- a CDS encoding NAD+ synthase, which yields MIDLRFSEAELEQRREHITEFIRDRVDAAGADGAVLGLSGGIDSTLTGTLAVEALGAENVHGLVLPATVSSEENMSDAEWVAQDLEITYDVIEVEPIVDSLLAAYPEAEGDREAVGNARARARAVLNYLVANHESRLVLGTGNRSEAAVGYFTKYGDGAVDCHPIGNLYKGQVRQLARHVGVPEELAAKTATAELWADQTDEDELGISYDVLDSVLATHIDGPLSVAATARLLEVDEETVERVRGLYERSEHKRTAPPAPEPLE from the coding sequence ATGATCGACCTTCGCTTTTCGGAGGCGGAACTCGAGCAGCGACGCGAACACATCACGGAGTTCATTCGCGACCGGGTCGACGCCGCGGGGGCAGACGGTGCAGTGCTCGGGCTCTCGGGCGGGATCGATAGCACGCTGACGGGGACGCTCGCCGTCGAGGCGCTCGGGGCCGAGAACGTCCACGGGCTCGTCCTCCCGGCGACGGTCAGCAGCGAGGAGAACATGAGCGACGCGGAGTGGGTCGCTCAGGACTTAGAGATCACCTACGACGTGATCGAGGTCGAACCGATCGTCGACTCGCTGCTGGCGGCCTATCCGGAGGCCGAGGGCGACCGCGAGGCGGTCGGGAACGCGCGCGCTCGCGCTCGAGCGGTGCTGAACTACCTCGTCGCCAACCACGAGAGCCGGCTGGTCCTCGGGACCGGCAACCGCAGCGAGGCCGCGGTCGGCTACTTCACCAAGTACGGCGACGGAGCCGTCGACTGCCATCCGATCGGGAACCTCTACAAGGGGCAGGTCCGCCAGCTCGCTCGCCACGTCGGCGTCCCCGAGGAACTGGCGGCTAAGACCGCGACCGCGGAGCTGTGGGCCGACCAGACCGACGAGGACGAACTGGGGATCAGCTACGACGTCCTCGACTCCGTTCTGGCGACGCATATCGACGGCCCGCTGTCGGTCGCCGCGACCGCCCGACTGCTCGAGGTCGACGAGGAAACGGTCGAGCGCGTCCGCGGACTGTACGAACGCAGTGAGCACAAGCGAACGGCACCGCCGGCACCGGAGCCGCTCGAGTGA